Within Oceanispirochaeta sp., the genomic segment AAGATTTTTTCTCTTACATCAGAAGAAACCCCCTACCGGGTGTTTATTGAAAAAATGAGTGAAGGAGCGGTAACCCTTAATTCAGAAGGTGTAGTTCTATATTGCAATCAGCGATTCGCAGTACTTGTAAATGAGTCAATTGAAAATATTATCGGTTCATCTTTCCTTCGTTTTTTGGGAAAAGGTGATAAACAAACTTTCAACAATCTTCTTAAAAACGGGATAAAAGAAAAGGCTGAGTTGAGAATTATCCTTCAAAACCATAATATAAGTACAGAGAAAATCCTGCGTCTTTCATTAAATTCGTCACCACTGGAATCTTTAGGAGCCCTTTGTATTATTATTACTGATATAACTGAGTTCCTCAATATTGAAGCCGATTTGCATAATGTTCAAGCAACATTGGAAGAAAAGGTAGTAGAGCGGACAGCCGAACTGGGTAAGAAAATGGAAGAATTGGTAGAATCTGAAATAAAATATAGAGGATTATACAATAGCATAAGAGACGCTATTTTAATTGCTGATAATGATAGGAAAATAATTGAATGCAATCAATCTTTTTCTGATTTGTTCGGATATTCGTTAAGCGAAATTATTAATAAAGAAACGGTCTACGTTTATGAAAATAAGGGACAGTTCGCCGAGCTTGGGCAGGCTTTACAGCGGCATCTTGGCGATGCCTCTCCTTTTTTATATACAGTAAATTATAAAAAAAAGAATGGCGAGATATTCCCCGGAGAAACCAGTATCTATTTTTTGAAGGATAATAATGGAAATACAACAGGTTTTATTGGATTAATAAGGGATGTCACCGAGCGTATAAAAAAAGAAATAGAGCTTAAAATGCTCAGCACTGCAATTGAACAATCCGTAGAAGTGATTGTGATTACTGATACATCCGGAAACATTCAATATATCAATCCGGCTTTTGAGAAAGTGACCGGATATTCCCGTGATGAGGTTATTGGCCGCAATCCCCGCCTTCTGAAATGCGGGAAACAGAATGATGCCTTTTACATTGATCTCTGGGAGACTATTTCAAAGGGTCTTATTTGGCGGGGAATTATGATTAACCGCTGTAAAAACGGCAGCCTGTACACAGAAGAAGCTATTATTTCACCATTGCTCGATGAATCAGCGAATGTTTCTCACTATGTGGCCGTAAAACGGAATGTTTCCAAAGAGCTGGAGTTAGAAGGCATGTTTAGGCAGGCTCAGAAGATGGAATCCATCGGTATGCTTGCCGGGGGGATAGCTCACGACTTTAACAATATTCTTACTATCATAAAAAGTTACAGTGAGCTGCTTATGGGTAAATTATCCAAAGATAAAGAGTTAAGTGAATTCGTCCTCAGAATCGACGAAGCTGCCGATAGGGCCACAGCCCTGACAAGGCAATTACTGGCTTTCGGAAGAAAGCAGGTCATGAAAATGGAACCGGTTTGCCTCAATAATCTTATTACAAATATGGAAAGCATAATGAAACGGCTAATGGGGGAAGAATACTATTTATTTACAGATCTCAAGGCTGGTCCTTCAGTTATAGATGCCGATCCTCATCAGATAGAGCAGATAGTAATGAATCTCTGTGTCAATGCCCGTGATGCAATGCCTTCGGGTGGAAAAGTGTATATTCGCACCAGGAATATGGAAAAACGGGTCGCTTTAATTGTAGAAGATACAGGTGAGGGGATAGCGCCTGAAGTACTACCAAATATTTTTGAACCATTCTTTACAACAAAGAATAAAGACAAGGGAACAGGCCTTGGACTGTCTGTGATTTACGGCATCGTAACACAGCATAATGCAGAAATTCAGGTTGACAGTCCTTCGGGGAAAGGGGCCGTTTTCTGTATTAAGTTCAAACCTTCCGTATCAAAGGTAGAAAATAACGAAAAGGAAACAGTGGATATAGTTTATCAGGGGGGCAGGAACATCCTATTCCTTGAAGATGATGAAATAATCCGTGAGATA encodes:
- a CDS encoding PAS domain S-box protein, whose translation is MAEKILSYKQLLLDNKNLHSRLIEVEEALSAFQNGETDAIVFSGNEGEKIFSLTSEETPYRVFIEKMSEGAVTLNSEGVVLYCNQRFAVLVNESIENIIGSSFLRFLGKGDKQTFNNLLKNGIKEKAELRIILQNHNISTEKILRLSLNSSPLESLGALCIIITDITEFLNIEADLHNVQATLEEKVVERTAELGKKMEELVESEIKYRGLYNSIRDAILIADNDRKIIECNQSFSDLFGYSLSEIINKETVYVYENKGQFAELGQALQRHLGDASPFLYTVNYKKKNGEIFPGETSIYFLKDNNGNTTGFIGLIRDVTERIKKEIELKMLSTAIEQSVEVIVITDTSGNIQYINPAFEKVTGYSRDEVIGRNPRLLKCGKQNDAFYIDLWETISKGLIWRGIMINRCKNGSLYTEEAIISPLLDESANVSHYVAVKRNVSKELELEGMFRQAQKMESIGMLAGGIAHDFNNILTIIKSYSELLMGKLSKDKELSEFVLRIDEAADRATALTRQLLAFGRKQVMKMEPVCLNNLITNMESIMKRLMGEEYYLFTDLKAGPSVIDADPHQIEQIVMNLCVNARDAMPSGGKVYIRTRNMEKRVALIVEDTGEGIAPEVLPNIFEPFFTTKNKDKGTGLGLSVIYGIVTQHNAEIQVDSPSGKGAVFCIKFKPSVSKVENNEKETVDIVYQGGRNILFLEDDEIIREITQMRFEEKNFTVFSAESITEALKIFHQHMDEIDIVFSDVVLPDGSGLDFVDRITSKKEDMKVILTSGYTDEKSHLERILKKGFQFIQKPYTPDDVLQLISAGNNEEGK